The following proteins are encoded in a genomic region of Mycolicibacterium confluentis:
- the mbp1 gene encoding microaggregate-binding protein 1, giving the protein MADQNSGPAEAVKGVVEGVKGKAKEVVGAVAGRDDLQREGQAQQDKADAQREAAKKEAEAESARAAAKTNEARQRAEQDS; this is encoded by the coding sequence ATGGCAGACCAGAACAGCGGGCCCGCCGAAGCCGTCAAGGGCGTCGTCGAGGGCGTGAAGGGCAAGGCCAAGGAGGTCGTCGGAGCCGTCGCCGGCCGCGACGACCTGCAGCGTGAGGGCCAGGCCCAGCAGGACAAGGCCGATGCGCAGCGCGAGGCCGCCAAGAAGGAGGCCGAGGCCGAAAGCGCACGTGCGGCGGCCAAGACCAACGAGGCACGCCAACGGGCCGAGCAGGACTCCTGA
- a CDS encoding DUF7218 family protein gives MPNASIKDEKMYEDLREQGNSKEKAARISNAAAARGKSSVGRKGGEAGSYDDWTVPELKKRAKELGMSGYSGLTKSKLVAKLRNH, from the coding sequence ATGCCGAACGCGTCGATCAAGGACGAGAAGATGTACGAGGATCTGCGAGAGCAGGGCAACTCGAAGGAGAAGGCGGCCCGCATCTCGAATGCCGCCGCAGCCCGCGGCAAATCCTCGGTCGGGCGTAAGGGCGGCGAAGCCGGCTCCTACGACGACTGGACCGTTCCGGAGCTGAAGAAGCGAGCAAAAGAATTGGGCATGTCCGGATATTCGGGACTCACCAAGAGCAAGCTGGTGGCCAAGCTCCGCAACCACTGA
- a CDS encoding DUF6766 family protein gives MRRGGWVLSVYENSLAAAFFVLFFASWSLHALGGVAAYNAEQAEHGQAAISVWQYLITSRFWFEPMQNWQSEFIAVAAIVGLSIFLRQRGSAESKPVADAHRDTSA, from the coding sequence GTGCGCCGGGGCGGGTGGGTCCTCAGCGTGTACGAGAATTCCCTCGCCGCAGCGTTTTTCGTGTTGTTCTTCGCCTCCTGGAGTCTGCACGCACTCGGCGGTGTCGCTGCCTACAACGCAGAGCAGGCCGAACACGGCCAGGCCGCGATCTCGGTGTGGCAGTACCTGATCACCTCGCGGTTCTGGTTCGAGCCAATGCAGAACTGGCAGAGCGAGTTCATTGCCGTTGCTGCCATCGTCGGGCTGTCGATCTTCCTGCGCCAACGCGGATCCGCGGAATCCAAACCGGTCGCAGATGCCCATCGCGACACCAGCGCGTGA
- the usfY gene encoding protein UsfY: protein MGDSHSDPVDHVRTTRPHAGETFKNGANAPGLISGAVAVVALVAGIFAFAAGHATVGIVGVVIAVILGVVAGVWLFVSHRKVRAAERDWLAKHPEAPAQPPSS from the coding sequence ATGGGTGACAGTCATTCAGATCCGGTCGATCATGTGCGCACCACCCGCCCGCATGCCGGTGAGACTTTCAAGAACGGCGCCAACGCACCCGGGTTGATCTCCGGTGCGGTCGCGGTCGTGGCGCTGGTGGCCGGTATTTTCGCGTTCGCTGCCGGTCATGCGACGGTGGGCATTGTGGGCGTCGTGATCGCGGTGATCCTCGGCGTGGTCGCCGGAGTGTGGTTGTTCGTCAGTCACAGGAAAGTCCGGGCCGCCGAACGGGATTGGCTTGCCAAGCATCCCGAGGCACCGGCCCAGCCGCCGTCGAGCTGA
- a CDS encoding flippase-like domain-containing protein produces MRVDGRDITVTGKLLQPMTKRTNDIIRLALSAAFLAAVITSSLITRYEWVTLEKSISEIVGVLTPTQSNLVYLAYGIAILALPFAILIGLLAARQWKLLGAYVAAGLTAVLALSITGNGIAAPSWHFDLSERLDSVLSQFLDDPRWIAMLAAMLTVSGSGLPARWRRWWWTLLLAFVPIHLVVSAVVPARSLMGLAVGWFVGALVVLVVGTPALEVPLDGAVRAMRRRGFEPQALAVMRPAGPGPLLLSATTDEPDSTAVVELYGPNQRSGGALRQFWRKLRLRASETAPLQTSMRRAVEHRCLLAMAIGDLGLANTNMLSMSALDRGWTMYAHTPARGEALHDVAEDTPVEQIWQVLSVLHHHQFSHGDLRSREITVADGSVLFGGFGYAEFGATDELLQADIAQLLLTTTDLYGAGPAVTAAIETFGKDTVLTASRRLTKSAMPARIRDSVDDAGVVLTAARDEVQKQTGADQIQAETITRFTRTQVIQLVLLVALVYVAYPFLSTAPTFFTELRTANWWWALLGLTVSALTYVGAAAALWACADGLVSFRNLTIMQVANTFAATTTPAGVGGLALSTRFLQKGGLGAVRATTAVALQQSVQVIVHVLLLIVFSTAAGASANLSHFVPSATVLYLIGGVALGLLGAFLFVPKLRRWLGTAVRPKLKEVATDLVEVAREPKRLALIVLGAAGTTLGAALALWASVEAFGGDVSFVTVTVVTMIGGTLASAAPTPGGVGAVEAALIGGLAAFGVPAAIAFPAVLLYRVLTCWLPVFVGWPIMRWLTNNDMI; encoded by the coding sequence ATGCGAGTTGACGGGCGGGACATCACCGTCACGGGCAAGCTGCTGCAACCCATGACGAAACGCACCAACGACATCATTCGGTTGGCGCTTTCCGCCGCCTTCCTGGCGGCCGTGATCACCAGTTCGCTGATCACCCGGTACGAGTGGGTCACGCTCGAGAAATCCATCTCGGAGATCGTCGGCGTACTCACCCCGACCCAGTCCAACCTGGTCTACCTGGCGTACGGCATCGCGATCCTGGCGCTGCCGTTCGCGATCCTGATCGGACTGCTGGCGGCCAGGCAGTGGAAGCTGCTCGGGGCGTACGTCGCGGCCGGTTTGACGGCCGTGCTGGCGCTGTCGATCACCGGCAACGGCATCGCGGCCCCGAGTTGGCACTTCGACCTGTCCGAACGGCTCGACAGCGTGCTGTCGCAGTTCCTCGACGACCCGCGCTGGATCGCGATGCTGGCGGCAATGCTCACGGTGTCGGGATCGGGACTGCCCGCACGGTGGCGCCGGTGGTGGTGGACGCTGCTGTTGGCCTTCGTGCCGATCCACCTGGTCGTCAGCGCCGTGGTGCCCGCACGGTCGCTGATGGGCCTTGCCGTCGGGTGGTTCGTCGGCGCCCTGGTGGTGCTCGTCGTCGGGACACCGGCACTGGAGGTGCCCCTGGACGGCGCGGTGCGCGCCATGCGCCGGCGTGGATTCGAACCCCAAGCCCTGGCCGTCATGCGGCCCGCCGGCCCCGGCCCACTGCTGCTGTCGGCGACCACCGACGAACCCGACTCGACCGCGGTCGTCGAGCTGTACGGTCCCAATCAACGCAGCGGCGGTGCCCTGAGACAGTTCTGGCGCAAACTGCGCCTGCGCGCCAGCGAGACAGCGCCATTGCAGACGTCCATGCGGCGCGCCGTCGAACATCGCTGCCTGCTCGCGATGGCCATCGGCGATCTGGGCCTGGCCAACACCAACATGCTGTCGATGTCAGCTCTGGACCGCGGGTGGACCATGTACGCCCACACCCCGGCCCGCGGCGAGGCGCTGCACGACGTCGCCGAGGACACCCCGGTGGAGCAGATCTGGCAGGTGCTCTCGGTGCTGCACCACCACCAGTTCTCCCACGGCGATCTGCGCAGCCGGGAGATCACGGTCGCCGACGGGTCGGTGCTGTTCGGCGGTTTCGGCTACGCCGAGTTCGGCGCCACCGACGAACTGCTCCAGGCCGACATCGCGCAACTGCTGCTCACCACCACCGACCTCTACGGCGCGGGACCCGCGGTGACGGCCGCGATCGAAACATTCGGCAAGGACACCGTCCTGACCGCGTCGCGCCGGTTGACCAAGTCGGCCATGCCAGCCCGGATCCGCGACAGTGTCGACGACGCCGGGGTCGTGCTGACGGCCGCGCGGGACGAGGTCCAGAAGCAGACCGGCGCCGACCAGATCCAGGCCGAGACCATCACCCGGTTCACCCGGACCCAGGTCATCCAACTGGTGCTGCTCGTCGCACTGGTCTACGTCGCCTATCCGTTCCTGAGCACCGCGCCCACGTTCTTCACCGAACTGCGCACCGCGAACTGGTGGTGGGCCCTGCTTGGCCTGACGGTCTCGGCGCTCACGTACGTCGGGGCCGCCGCGGCGCTGTGGGCGTGCGCCGACGGCCTCGTCAGCTTCCGCAACCTGACGATCATGCAGGTGGCCAACACCTTTGCGGCGACCACCACACCGGCAGGCGTCGGCGGCCTGGCGTTGTCGACCCGGTTCCTGCAGAAGGGCGGACTCGGCGCGGTACGCGCCACAACGGCCGTCGCGCTCCAGCAGTCCGTCCAGGTGATCGTGCACGTGCTGCTGCTCATCGTGTTCAGTACCGCCGCAGGCGCGTCCGCCAACCTGTCCCACTTCGTGCCGTCAGCGACGGTGCTGTACCTCATTGGCGGTGTAGCACTCGGACTTCTCGGGGCATTCCTGTTCGTGCCCAAGCTGCGCCGGTGGTTGGGCACCGCGGTCCGGCCGAAGCTCAAAGAGGTGGCCACCGACCTCGTAGAGGTGGCGCGCGAACCAAAACGGCTCGCGCTGATCGTTTTGGGCGCTGCCGGAACGACTCTCGGCGCCGCGCTGGCGCTGTGGGCGAGCGTCGAGGCGTTCGGAGGCGACGTCTCGTTCGTCACCGTCACCGTCGTGACGATGATCGGCGGCACACTCGCCTCGGCGGCGCCCACCCCCGGCGGGGTCGGCGCCGTGGAGGCCGCGCTCATTGGCGGCCTGGCGGCGTTCGGCGTGCCTGCCGCCATCGCGTTTCCGGCGGTGCTCCTCTATCGCGTCCTCACCTGCTGGCTGCCGGTGTTCGTCGGCTGGCCCATCATGCGGTGGTTGACCAACAACGACATGATCTGA
- a CDS encoding TetR/AcrR family transcriptional regulator — translation MRRAATGQGKSSRPRSRRGHGDQLRAEILEAVNRLLDEWGSDEKLTMRAVAEEVGVAAPSIYLHFADKSELVWAALADKYAQLADVMRTAAEATDGGPRDRLLAQVHAYCRFALEHPGHYRLMYQVRQPALDAGKRGHHPSRQVSGRLRRALTECAEAGHHLALPLHQCAHTLWTGLHGIVSIQQTMAPAGGSPDGVYALADGLVDALVSCALGTGEAIPRPTEIDRIIAASVADDD, via the coding sequence GTGCGACGCGCCGCAACAGGACAAGGGAAATCGAGCCGGCCACGCAGTCGGCGCGGACACGGCGACCAACTGCGCGCCGAGATCCTCGAGGCCGTCAACCGTCTGCTGGACGAGTGGGGCAGCGACGAGAAGCTGACCATGCGCGCCGTCGCCGAGGAGGTCGGAGTCGCGGCGCCCAGCATCTACCTCCATTTCGCCGACAAGTCCGAGCTCGTGTGGGCCGCGCTGGCCGACAAGTACGCCCAACTCGCCGACGTGATGCGGACCGCCGCCGAGGCGACCGACGGCGGTCCGCGCGACCGTCTGCTGGCCCAAGTGCACGCCTACTGCCGGTTCGCCCTGGAACACCCCGGCCACTACCGGCTGATGTACCAGGTTCGCCAACCCGCATTGGACGCCGGGAAGCGGGGCCATCACCCCTCGCGTCAGGTGTCGGGACGCCTGCGGCGCGCCCTCACCGAATGCGCCGAAGCTGGCCACCACCTGGCGCTGCCCCTGCACCAGTGCGCGCACACGCTGTGGACCGGCCTGCACGGCATCGTCTCGATCCAGCAGACCATGGCGCCGGCCGGCGGGTCCCCCGACGGCGTCTACGCGCTCGCCGACGGACTGGTGGACGCGCTGGTGTCGTGCGCCCTCGGCACGGGCGAGGCCATCCCGCGCCCGACGGAGATCGACCGGATCATCGCCGCGTCCGTGGCCGACGACGACTAG
- a CDS encoding NAD(P)-binding domain-containing protein: MTASPDELVAPLAGADREAVEDRGPVGAGIAPRAGVIGLGMIGGGVAVSLEARGRIPVVYDIRPEAAEDLGLALAAPTPAEVAAVSDVVLIAVVDAAQVREVLRGTDGVLAGARPGLVVVLLSTLAVPEVLDIAEECRPFGVALLDCGVTPGDQAANNGMVAMVGGDDDTVRRAMPVLADFAKKVVHCGPSGAGMATKIARNVLTYGTWRVAHEAAELARAAGVDPETLIDVVEEADPQGSTLFTWLRNRSTNPEIVEQAGPQVLRLMTKDLGAAQELAADNGIVVPVVDVARERAAETLGVREAASPADRTEVGLQTMDKVYGAGLAAHMPEDRSPALEMTIDHLFGEVWSRPGLSLRDRRLVVLGATAMLGRADLIEVQVRGALINGELTEDELEEIVLQLHYYAGWGNGTAVQAGVNAALASWKNGFVAPGDQGSSGR; encoded by the coding sequence ATGACTGCGAGTCCCGACGAATTGGTTGCTCCCCTCGCGGGCGCCGACCGCGAGGCCGTCGAGGACCGCGGCCCGGTCGGTGCCGGGATCGCACCTCGGGCCGGCGTCATCGGCCTCGGCATGATCGGCGGCGGTGTTGCGGTGAGCCTCGAGGCTCGTGGCCGGATCCCGGTGGTCTACGACATCCGCCCCGAGGCGGCCGAGGATCTGGGGCTGGCCTTGGCGGCCCCGACGCCCGCCGAGGTGGCGGCCGTCAGCGACGTCGTGCTGATCGCGGTGGTCGATGCCGCGCAGGTGCGCGAGGTGCTGCGGGGGACCGACGGCGTACTCGCCGGCGCCCGGCCGGGCCTCGTCGTCGTGCTGCTGTCCACTCTCGCCGTGCCCGAGGTGCTCGACATCGCCGAGGAGTGCCGACCCTTCGGTGTGGCACTGCTCGACTGCGGTGTCACACCCGGTGATCAGGCCGCCAACAACGGAATGGTCGCCATGGTGGGCGGTGACGACGACACCGTGCGCCGGGCGATGCCGGTGCTGGCCGATTTCGCCAAGAAGGTTGTGCACTGCGGCCCGTCGGGTGCCGGCATGGCCACCAAGATCGCGCGCAACGTCCTCACCTACGGCACCTGGCGCGTCGCGCACGAGGCCGCCGAACTGGCGCGTGCCGCCGGGGTGGATCCGGAGACGCTCATCGACGTCGTCGAGGAGGCGGACCCGCAGGGTTCGACCCTCTTCACATGGCTGCGCAACCGCAGCACCAACCCCGAGATCGTCGAGCAGGCCGGCCCACAGGTGCTGCGGCTGATGACCAAGGACCTCGGCGCGGCCCAGGAGTTGGCTGCCGACAACGGGATTGTCGTTCCGGTGGTCGATGTGGCCCGTGAGCGCGCAGCCGAGACGCTCGGCGTCCGGGAGGCCGCGTCGCCGGCCGACCGCACCGAGGTCGGACTGCAGACCATGGACAAGGTGTACGGCGCCGGCCTGGCCGCTCATATGCCCGAGGACCGGTCGCCCGCGCTCGAGATGACGATCGACCACCTCTTCGGTGAGGTCTGGAGCCGCCCGGGACTGTCGCTGCGAGACCGCCGCCTGGTGGTGTTGGGTGCGACGGCGATGCTGGGCCGCGCCGACCTGATCGAGGTGCAGGTGCGTGGCGCGCTCATCAACGGTGAGCTCACCGAAGACGAGTTGGAAGAGATTGTGCTGCAACTGCATTACTACGCGGGCTGGGGTAACGGCACGGCCGTGCAGGCGGGTGTGAACGCGGCGCTGGCGAGCTGGAAGAACGGTTTTGTCGCGCCGGGCGATCAGGGCTCGAGCGGGCGGTAG
- a CDS encoding adenylate/guanylate cyclase domain-containing protein: MAPKASDATGLALRYAAGVTIAHVLAVIEVLLVMTALRRETLGDDQPPFNPDNDPLIIALVVGAIVVVAVGSVAIVLPSLRWYVTGTEPTPRQRRSALRVARRASLLLTWTWVGSGLIVVLANLESGFAVAVLVGPAVFFGATAAVCTALLLTVRTLHPLSAAAGPYAVRRDTAPGVLARLLMMWVLCCALPSIGIALLILIRSRGWIIDTTSSVEIPVLVLSGVAVLWGLRGMILVSRSISDPLREVIDAMADVEQGNINRRVNIYERSEIGLLQSRFNRMVAGLRERDRIRDLFGRHVGDDVVRVLVDREVSLYRDVREVAVLFVDLAGSTQFAASQPPEVVADTLNDFFRAIVDVVDASTGFINKFQGDAALVVFGAPVHTAAPADDALATARELSLRLPHRVRLDYGIGVSAGRVFAGFVGAENRFEYTVIGDAVNEAARLADRAKSDTTRVLCSGTIRDRAQCDEAARWASVGAEVLRGRGVPTELYRPLEP; this comes from the coding sequence GTGGCGCCCAAGGCCTCTGACGCCACCGGATTGGCACTGCGCTACGCCGCGGGCGTCACCATCGCGCACGTGCTCGCCGTCATCGAGGTGCTGCTGGTGATGACCGCGCTGCGCCGCGAGACGCTGGGTGACGATCAGCCGCCGTTCAATCCCGACAACGACCCGCTGATCATCGCGCTCGTCGTGGGTGCGATCGTCGTCGTCGCGGTGGGCAGTGTCGCCATCGTGCTGCCGTCGCTTCGGTGGTACGTCACCGGCACCGAACCCACTCCACGACAACGCCGTTCGGCGCTGCGTGTCGCGCGCCGAGCCAGCCTGCTGCTGACCTGGACATGGGTGGGCAGCGGGCTGATCGTGGTGCTGGCCAACCTGGAATCGGGGTTCGCCGTTGCCGTGCTGGTGGGACCGGCGGTGTTCTTCGGCGCCACGGCGGCGGTGTGCACCGCACTGCTGCTGACGGTGCGCACCCTGCATCCCCTCAGCGCGGCCGCGGGGCCGTACGCGGTGCGCCGCGACACCGCACCCGGCGTGCTGGCCCGACTGCTGATGATGTGGGTGCTGTGCTGCGCACTGCCCAGCATCGGCATCGCGCTGCTGATCCTGATCCGCAGTCGGGGCTGGATCATCGACACGACGTCGTCGGTGGAGATCCCGGTCCTGGTGCTCAGCGGCGTCGCGGTGCTGTGGGGACTGCGCGGCATGATTCTGGTCTCCCGCTCAATCTCGGATCCCCTGCGCGAGGTCATCGACGCCATGGCCGACGTCGAGCAGGGCAACATCAACCGGCGCGTCAACATCTACGAGCGCTCCGAGATCGGGCTGCTGCAGAGCCGTTTCAACCGCATGGTGGCGGGACTCCGCGAACGCGACCGGATTCGCGACCTCTTCGGCAGGCACGTCGGCGACGACGTGGTCCGGGTGCTCGTCGATCGCGAGGTGTCGCTGTACCGCGACGTGCGAGAGGTGGCTGTGCTGTTCGTCGACCTCGCGGGCTCGACGCAGTTCGCCGCCAGTCAGCCCCCAGAAGTGGTGGCCGACACCCTCAACGACTTCTTCCGCGCGATCGTGGACGTCGTGGACGCCAGCACCGGATTCATCAACAAGTTCCAGGGTGACGCCGCCCTCGTGGTGTTCGGAGCGCCCGTACACACCGCCGCCCCCGCAGACGACGCCCTGGCCACCGCTCGCGAGCTGTCCCTGCGACTGCCGCACAGAGTCCGCCTGGACTACGGGATCGGAGTGTCAGCGGGACGGGTGTTCGCCGGATTCGTCGGCGCGGAGAACCGCTTCGAGTACACCGTGATCGGCGACGCGGTCAACGAGGCGGCCCGCCTCGCCGACCGAGCGAAGAGCGACACCACCCGGGTGCTGTGTTCGGGCACCATCCGAGACCGCGCCCAATGCGATGAAGCCGCACGGTGGGCATCGGTCGGCGCCGAGGTGCTGCGCGGACGTGGCGTCCCGACCGAGCTCTACCGCCCGCTCGAGCCCTGA
- a CDS encoding TetR/AcrR family transcriptional regulator, translated as METTEQRPAAAAPARPGYSPEVTRILDAAVRVMSRSTPQTLRVCDIIAEAGTCNKTFYRHFSGKDDLVMTAMERGIGVVTTAIADEMCRRADPVDQVACWVEGLLEEMTDPHRFRMCRATVAQLSAIAGRRASDEELMAPLRALLTDPLAAMGRRDPVRDGDAVFHCTMGTLRRHLGSGQRPPRADVTHLVQFCLSGIGVEASGAQGL; from the coding sequence ATGGAGACGACGGAGCAGAGACCCGCGGCCGCCGCCCCCGCACGCCCCGGTTACAGCCCAGAGGTCACGCGCATCCTCGACGCCGCGGTTCGGGTGATGTCCCGCTCGACGCCTCAGACGCTTCGAGTCTGCGACATCATTGCGGAAGCGGGTACCTGCAACAAGACGTTCTACCGGCACTTCAGCGGCAAGGACGATCTGGTCATGACGGCCATGGAGCGCGGCATCGGTGTGGTCACCACTGCGATCGCCGACGAGATGTGCCGACGCGCCGACCCCGTCGACCAGGTGGCCTGCTGGGTCGAGGGCCTGCTCGAGGAGATGACCGACCCGCATCGCTTCAGGATGTGCCGAGCCACCGTGGCGCAGTTGTCCGCCATCGCCGGTCGCCGAGCGTCCGACGAGGAACTCATGGCTCCCCTTCGGGCCCTGCTCACGGATCCACTGGCCGCCATGGGCCGCCGGGACCCCGTGCGTGACGGAGACGCGGTGTTCCACTGCACGATGGGCACGCTGCGTCGGCACCTGGGATCAGGGCAGCGCCCACCCCGGGCAGACGTCACCCACCTCGTGCAGTTCTGCCTGAGCGGCATCGGAGTCGAGGCCAGTGGCGCCCAAGGCCTCTGA